One window of the Melospiza melodia melodia isolate bMelMel2 chromosome 15, bMelMel2.pri, whole genome shotgun sequence genome contains the following:
- the NEDD4 gene encoding E3 ubiquitin-protein ligase NEDD4 isoform X4: MDGGIRVPSQLPCDGVKRDFFSPRSLPGGHTNRPGEGHSWNRPGQEGYLRSQSLNPKWNEELLFRVNPQKHRLLFEVFDENRLTRDDFLGQVDIPLYQLPTENPSMERPYTFKDFVLHPRSHKSRVKGHLRLKMTYLPKNNGSEEETTEQAEELEPGWIILDQPEAASQPQQQQQESPPLPSGWEERQDILGRTYYVNHEFRRTQWKRPTAQDSVAVADLGSVQLEAQHVFTHRRQISEDTESTDNRDSPESWEIITEDEATMYSNQNVPIPLSQSSCDIQSHLAEELSNRLTTSGSPATGQSTAYTNHSSRRGSLQTYRLEEQPAHPVLLPTSSGLPPGWEERQDEKGRSYYIDHNSRTTTWIKPVVQIAAETSQASAAQSISVARQPQATASDSSQQSSQQQPEMEQGFLPKGWEVRHAPNGRPFFIDHNTKTTTWEDPRLKISAHPRRKTSLDPVDLGPLPPGWEERTHTDGRIFFINHNTKRTQWEDPRLQNVAITGPAVPYSRDYKRKYEFFRKKLKKQSDIPNRFEMKIHRTTILEDSYRRIIAVKRADFLKARLWIEFDGEKGLDYGGVAREWFFLLSKEMFNPYYGLFEYSATDNYTLQINPNSGLCNEDHLSYFKFIGRVAGMAVYHGKLLDAFFIRPFYKMMLQKPITLHDMESVDSEYYNSLRWILENDPTELDLRFIVDEELFGQTHQHELKSGGSEIVVTNKNKRDYIHLVIQWRFVSRVQKQMTAFKEGFFELIPQDLIKIFDENELELLMCGLGDVDVADWKLHTKYKNGYNINHQVIQWFWKAVLMMDSEKRIRLLQFVTGTSRVPMNGFAELYGSNGPQLFTVEQWGTPEKLPRAHTCFNRLDLPPYDSFEDLWDKLLLAIENTQGFDGVD; the protein is encoded by the exons ACTCGAGATGATTTTCTTGGACAAGTGGATATTCCTCTTTATCAGTTACCG ACAGAAAATCCAAGTATGGAGAGACCATATACATTTAAGGATTTTGTTCTTCATCCAAGAAG TCATAAATCAAGAGTCAAAGGCCACCTTAGATTAAAAATGACTTACTTACCTAAAAACAATGGGTCTGAAGAAGAAACCACAGAACAAGCTGAAGAATTAGAG CCTGGGTGGATTATATTGGACCAACCAGAGGCTGCTagccagccacagcagcagcagcaagaatcTCCTCCACTGCCTTCAGGCTGGGAAGAGAGACAAGACATCCTTGGCAGGACCTACTATGTCAATCATGAATTCAGAAGAACACAGTGGAAAAGACCAACTGCACA ggacagcgtGGCTGTTGCAGACCTTGGCAGCGTGCAGCTGGAGGCGCAGCACGTGTTCACTCACCGGCGACAGATATCCGAGGATACCGAGAGCACCGACAACAGGGATTCCCCTGAG aGCTGGGAAATTATAACTGAAGATGAGGCAACAATGTACAGCAATCAGAATGTTCCAATACCTCTCTCACAGAGTAGCTGTGATATACAGAGTCATCTTGCAGAAGAATTGAGTAACAGACTTACTACCTCTGGAAGTCCAGCTACTGGCCAGTCAACAGCCTACACT AACCATTCCAGCAGAAGAGGTAGTCTGCAGACATACAGACTTGAAGAGCAGCCTGCACATCCAGTG TTACTGCCTACTTCATCTGGATTACCCCCAGGCTGGGAAGAACGACAAGATGAAAAAGGAAGGTCATATTATATAGATCACAATTCTAGAACCACTACCTGGATAAAACCAGTTGTACAG ATCGCTGCGGAAACAAGTCAGGCATCAGCTGCACAAAGTATTTCTGTAGCAAGACAGCCACAAGCAACAGCAAGTGATTCATCACAACAGTCTtctcagcagcagcctgaaaTGGAGCAAGGATTTCTCCCTAAAGGCTGGGAAGTTCGACATGCACCCAATGGGAGACCATTCTTTATTGACCACAATACCAAAACTACAACATGG GAAGATCCAAGACTGAAAATTTCTGCTCATCCAAGGAGAAAGACTTCCCTAGATCCAGTTGACCTGGGCCCATTACCA CCAGGGTGGGAAGAGAGAACTCACACAGATGGAAGAATATTCTTCATAAACCACA ATACAAAGAGAACCCAGTGGGAGGATCCTCGACTGCAGAATGTGGCAATAACTGGACCA GCTGTGCCTTACTCCAGGGACTATAAGCGGAAGTATGAATTCTTCAGAAAGAAATTGAAGAAACAG AGTGATATTCCAAATAGGTTTGAAATGAAAATTCATCGCACAACAATCCTTGAAGATTCTTACAGAAGAATCATAGCTGTAAAGAGAGCAGACTTCCTTAAAGCAAGACTTTGGATTGAATTTGATGGTGAAAAAGGTTTAGACTATGGAGGAGTTGCCAGGGAATGGTTCTTCCTTCTCTCTAAAGAAATGTTTAATCCTTATTATGGATTGTTTGAATATTCAGCTAC AGATAACTATACTCTGCAGATCAATCCGAACTCTGGCCTTTGCAATGAAGATCATCTCTCTTATTTCAAGTTTATAGGTCGTGTGGCTGGAATGGCTGTTTACCATGGCAAACTTTTGGATG CCTTTTTTATTCGCCCTTTTTACAAGATGATGCTCCAAAAACCAATAACACTACATGATATGGAGTCTGTG GATAGTGAATATTACAATTCTCTGAGATGGATTCTTGAAAATGATCCAACAGAACTGGACCTCAGATTCATAGTTGATGAAGAACTTTTTGGTCAG ACCCATCAACATGAACTGAAAAGTGGTGGATCAGAAATAGTTGTCACCAACAAGAACAAGAGAGACTACATTCA tcTTGTAATTCAGTGGAGATTTGTGAGCCGAGTACAGAAACAAATGACAGCCTTTAAAGAG GGCTTTTTTGAACTAATACCACAGGATCTGATTAAAATTTTTGATGAAAATGAGCTAGAG TTATTAATGTGTGGATTGGGAGATGTGGACGTGGCTGATTGGAAACTACACACAAAATACAAAAATGGCTACAACATAAACCATCAAGTAATACAGTGGTTCTGGAAG GCAGTCTTAATGATGGACTCTGAAAAGAGAATAAGATTACTTCAGTTTGTTACTGGCACATCACGTGTTCCCATGAATGGGTTTGCTGAGCTCTATG GTTCAAATGGACCACAGTTGTTCACAGTTGAACAGTGGGGTACCCCTGAAAAACTGCCAAGAGCTCATACCTG CTTTAATCGCTTGGATTTGCCTCCGTATGACTCGTTTGAAGATTTATGGGATAAACTTCTTCTAGCCATTGAAAACACTCAGGGTTTTGATGGGGTTGATTAA
- the NEDD4 gene encoding E3 ubiquitin-protein ligase NEDD4 isoform X3 has product MPRYHQEDTRIVRVKVIAGIGLAKKDILGASDPYVKVTLYDPVNGALTSIQTKTIRKSLNPKWNEELLFRVNPQKHRLLFEVFDENRLTRDDFLGQVDIPLYQLPTENPSMERPYTFKDFVLHPRSHKSRVKGHLRLKMTYLPKNNGSEEETTEQAEELEPGWIILDQPEAASQPQQQQQESPPLPSGWEERQDILGRTYYVNHEFRRTQWKRPTAQDSVAVADLGSVQLEAQHVFTHRRQISEDTESTDNRDSPESWEIITEDEATMYSNQNVPIPLSQSSCDIQSHLAEELSNRLTTSGSPATGQSTAYTNHSSRRGSLQTYRLEEQPAHPVLLPTSSGLPPGWEERQDEKGRSYYIDHNSRTTTWIKPVVQIAAETSQASAAQSISVARQPQATASDSSQQSSQQQPEMEQGFLPKGWEVRHAPNGRPFFIDHNTKTTTWEDPRLKISAHPRRKTSLDPVDLGPLPPGWEERTHTDGRIFFINHNTKRTQWEDPRLQNVAITGPAVPYSRDYKRKYEFFRKKLKKQSDIPNRFEMKIHRTTILEDSYRRIIAVKRADFLKARLWIEFDGEKGLDYGGVAREWFFLLSKEMFNPYYGLFEYSATDNYTLQINPNSGLCNEDHLSYFKFIGRVAGMAVYHGKLLDAFFIRPFYKMMLQKPITLHDMESVDSEYYNSLRWILENDPTELDLRFIVDEELFGQTHQHELKSGGSEIVVTNKNKRDYIHLVIQWRFVSRVQKQMTAFKEGFFELIPQDLIKIFDENELELLMCGLGDVDVADWKLHTKYKNGYNINHQVIQWFWKAVLMMDSEKRIRLLQFVTGTSRVPMNGFAELYGSNGPQLFTVEQWGTPEKLPRAHTCFNRLDLPPYDSFEDLWDKLLLAIENTQGFDGVD; this is encoded by the exons ACTCGAGATGATTTTCTTGGACAAGTGGATATTCCTCTTTATCAGTTACCG ACAGAAAATCCAAGTATGGAGAGACCATATACATTTAAGGATTTTGTTCTTCATCCAAGAAG TCATAAATCAAGAGTCAAAGGCCACCTTAGATTAAAAATGACTTACTTACCTAAAAACAATGGGTCTGAAGAAGAAACCACAGAACAAGCTGAAGAATTAGAG CCTGGGTGGATTATATTGGACCAACCAGAGGCTGCTagccagccacagcagcagcagcaagaatcTCCTCCACTGCCTTCAGGCTGGGAAGAGAGACAAGACATCCTTGGCAGGACCTACTATGTCAATCATGAATTCAGAAGAACACAGTGGAAAAGACCAACTGCACA ggacagcgtGGCTGTTGCAGACCTTGGCAGCGTGCAGCTGGAGGCGCAGCACGTGTTCACTCACCGGCGACAGATATCCGAGGATACCGAGAGCACCGACAACAGGGATTCCCCTGAG aGCTGGGAAATTATAACTGAAGATGAGGCAACAATGTACAGCAATCAGAATGTTCCAATACCTCTCTCACAGAGTAGCTGTGATATACAGAGTCATCTTGCAGAAGAATTGAGTAACAGACTTACTACCTCTGGAAGTCCAGCTACTGGCCAGTCAACAGCCTACACT AACCATTCCAGCAGAAGAGGTAGTCTGCAGACATACAGACTTGAAGAGCAGCCTGCACATCCAGTG TTACTGCCTACTTCATCTGGATTACCCCCAGGCTGGGAAGAACGACAAGATGAAAAAGGAAGGTCATATTATATAGATCACAATTCTAGAACCACTACCTGGATAAAACCAGTTGTACAG ATCGCTGCGGAAACAAGTCAGGCATCAGCTGCACAAAGTATTTCTGTAGCAAGACAGCCACAAGCAACAGCAAGTGATTCATCACAACAGTCTtctcagcagcagcctgaaaTGGAGCAAGGATTTCTCCCTAAAGGCTGGGAAGTTCGACATGCACCCAATGGGAGACCATTCTTTATTGACCACAATACCAAAACTACAACATGG GAAGATCCAAGACTGAAAATTTCTGCTCATCCAAGGAGAAAGACTTCCCTAGATCCAGTTGACCTGGGCCCATTACCA CCAGGGTGGGAAGAGAGAACTCACACAGATGGAAGAATATTCTTCATAAACCACA ATACAAAGAGAACCCAGTGGGAGGATCCTCGACTGCAGAATGTGGCAATAACTGGACCA GCTGTGCCTTACTCCAGGGACTATAAGCGGAAGTATGAATTCTTCAGAAAGAAATTGAAGAAACAG AGTGATATTCCAAATAGGTTTGAAATGAAAATTCATCGCACAACAATCCTTGAAGATTCTTACAGAAGAATCATAGCTGTAAAGAGAGCAGACTTCCTTAAAGCAAGACTTTGGATTGAATTTGATGGTGAAAAAGGTTTAGACTATGGAGGAGTTGCCAGGGAATGGTTCTTCCTTCTCTCTAAAGAAATGTTTAATCCTTATTATGGATTGTTTGAATATTCAGCTAC AGATAACTATACTCTGCAGATCAATCCGAACTCTGGCCTTTGCAATGAAGATCATCTCTCTTATTTCAAGTTTATAGGTCGTGTGGCTGGAATGGCTGTTTACCATGGCAAACTTTTGGATG CCTTTTTTATTCGCCCTTTTTACAAGATGATGCTCCAAAAACCAATAACACTACATGATATGGAGTCTGTG GATAGTGAATATTACAATTCTCTGAGATGGATTCTTGAAAATGATCCAACAGAACTGGACCTCAGATTCATAGTTGATGAAGAACTTTTTGGTCAG ACCCATCAACATGAACTGAAAAGTGGTGGATCAGAAATAGTTGTCACCAACAAGAACAAGAGAGACTACATTCA tcTTGTAATTCAGTGGAGATTTGTGAGCCGAGTACAGAAACAAATGACAGCCTTTAAAGAG GGCTTTTTTGAACTAATACCACAGGATCTGATTAAAATTTTTGATGAAAATGAGCTAGAG TTATTAATGTGTGGATTGGGAGATGTGGACGTGGCTGATTGGAAACTACACACAAAATACAAAAATGGCTACAACATAAACCATCAAGTAATACAGTGGTTCTGGAAG GCAGTCTTAATGATGGACTCTGAAAAGAGAATAAGATTACTTCAGTTTGTTACTGGCACATCACGTGTTCCCATGAATGGGTTTGCTGAGCTCTATG GTTCAAATGGACCACAGTTGTTCACAGTTGAACAGTGGGGTACCCCTGAAAAACTGCCAAGAGCTCATACCTG CTTTAATCGCTTGGATTTGCCTCCGTATGACTCGTTTGAAGATTTATGGGATAAACTTCTTCTAGCCATTGAAAACACTCAGGGTTTTGATGGGGTTGATTAA
- the NEDD4 gene encoding E3 ubiquitin-protein ligase NEDD4 isoform X5, translated as MERPYTFKDFVLHPRSHKSRVKGHLRLKMTYLPKNNGSEEETTEQAEELEPGWIILDQPEAASQPQQQQQESPPLPSGWEERQDILGRTYYVNHEFRRTQWKRPTAQDSVAVADLGSVQLEAQHVFTHRRQISEDTESTDNRDSPESWEIITEDEATMYSNQNVPIPLSQSSCDIQSHLAEELSNRLTTSGSPATGQSTAYTNHSSRRGSLQTYRLEEQPAHPVLLPTSSGLPPGWEERQDEKGRSYYIDHNSRTTTWIKPVVQIAAETSQASAAQSISVARQPQATASDSSQQSSQQQPEMEQGFLPKGWEVRHAPNGRPFFIDHNTKTTTWEDPRLKISAHPRRKTSLDPVDLGPLPPGWEERTHTDGRIFFINHNTKRTQWEDPRLQNVAITGPAVPYSRDYKRKYEFFRKKLKKQSDIPNRFEMKIHRTTILEDSYRRIIAVKRADFLKARLWIEFDGEKGLDYGGVAREWFFLLSKEMFNPYYGLFEYSATDNYTLQINPNSGLCNEDHLSYFKFIGRVAGMAVYHGKLLDAFFIRPFYKMMLQKPITLHDMESVDSEYYNSLRWILENDPTELDLRFIVDEELFGQTHQHELKSGGSEIVVTNKNKRDYIHLVIQWRFVSRVQKQMTAFKEGFFELIPQDLIKIFDENELELLMCGLGDVDVADWKLHTKYKNGYNINHQVIQWFWKAVLMMDSEKRIRLLQFVTGTSRVPMNGFAELYGSNGPQLFTVEQWGTPEKLPRAHTCFNRLDLPPYDSFEDLWDKLLLAIENTQGFDGVD; from the exons ATGGAGAGACCATATACATTTAAGGATTTTGTTCTTCATCCAAGAAG TCATAAATCAAGAGTCAAAGGCCACCTTAGATTAAAAATGACTTACTTACCTAAAAACAATGGGTCTGAAGAAGAAACCACAGAACAAGCTGAAGAATTAGAG CCTGGGTGGATTATATTGGACCAACCAGAGGCTGCTagccagccacagcagcagcagcaagaatcTCCTCCACTGCCTTCAGGCTGGGAAGAGAGACAAGACATCCTTGGCAGGACCTACTATGTCAATCATGAATTCAGAAGAACACAGTGGAAAAGACCAACTGCACA ggacagcgtGGCTGTTGCAGACCTTGGCAGCGTGCAGCTGGAGGCGCAGCACGTGTTCACTCACCGGCGACAGATATCCGAGGATACCGAGAGCACCGACAACAGGGATTCCCCTGAG aGCTGGGAAATTATAACTGAAGATGAGGCAACAATGTACAGCAATCAGAATGTTCCAATACCTCTCTCACAGAGTAGCTGTGATATACAGAGTCATCTTGCAGAAGAATTGAGTAACAGACTTACTACCTCTGGAAGTCCAGCTACTGGCCAGTCAACAGCCTACACT AACCATTCCAGCAGAAGAGGTAGTCTGCAGACATACAGACTTGAAGAGCAGCCTGCACATCCAGTG TTACTGCCTACTTCATCTGGATTACCCCCAGGCTGGGAAGAACGACAAGATGAAAAAGGAAGGTCATATTATATAGATCACAATTCTAGAACCACTACCTGGATAAAACCAGTTGTACAG ATCGCTGCGGAAACAAGTCAGGCATCAGCTGCACAAAGTATTTCTGTAGCAAGACAGCCACAAGCAACAGCAAGTGATTCATCACAACAGTCTtctcagcagcagcctgaaaTGGAGCAAGGATTTCTCCCTAAAGGCTGGGAAGTTCGACATGCACCCAATGGGAGACCATTCTTTATTGACCACAATACCAAAACTACAACATGG GAAGATCCAAGACTGAAAATTTCTGCTCATCCAAGGAGAAAGACTTCCCTAGATCCAGTTGACCTGGGCCCATTACCA CCAGGGTGGGAAGAGAGAACTCACACAGATGGAAGAATATTCTTCATAAACCACA ATACAAAGAGAACCCAGTGGGAGGATCCTCGACTGCAGAATGTGGCAATAACTGGACCA GCTGTGCCTTACTCCAGGGACTATAAGCGGAAGTATGAATTCTTCAGAAAGAAATTGAAGAAACAG AGTGATATTCCAAATAGGTTTGAAATGAAAATTCATCGCACAACAATCCTTGAAGATTCTTACAGAAGAATCATAGCTGTAAAGAGAGCAGACTTCCTTAAAGCAAGACTTTGGATTGAATTTGATGGTGAAAAAGGTTTAGACTATGGAGGAGTTGCCAGGGAATGGTTCTTCCTTCTCTCTAAAGAAATGTTTAATCCTTATTATGGATTGTTTGAATATTCAGCTAC AGATAACTATACTCTGCAGATCAATCCGAACTCTGGCCTTTGCAATGAAGATCATCTCTCTTATTTCAAGTTTATAGGTCGTGTGGCTGGAATGGCTGTTTACCATGGCAAACTTTTGGATG CCTTTTTTATTCGCCCTTTTTACAAGATGATGCTCCAAAAACCAATAACACTACATGATATGGAGTCTGTG GATAGTGAATATTACAATTCTCTGAGATGGATTCTTGAAAATGATCCAACAGAACTGGACCTCAGATTCATAGTTGATGAAGAACTTTTTGGTCAG ACCCATCAACATGAACTGAAAAGTGGTGGATCAGAAATAGTTGTCACCAACAAGAACAAGAGAGACTACATTCA tcTTGTAATTCAGTGGAGATTTGTGAGCCGAGTACAGAAACAAATGACAGCCTTTAAAGAG GGCTTTTTTGAACTAATACCACAGGATCTGATTAAAATTTTTGATGAAAATGAGCTAGAG TTATTAATGTGTGGATTGGGAGATGTGGACGTGGCTGATTGGAAACTACACACAAAATACAAAAATGGCTACAACATAAACCATCAAGTAATACAGTGGTTCTGGAAG GCAGTCTTAATGATGGACTCTGAAAAGAGAATAAGATTACTTCAGTTTGTTACTGGCACATCACGTGTTCCCATGAATGGGTTTGCTGAGCTCTATG GTTCAAATGGACCACAGTTGTTCACAGTTGAACAGTGGGGTACCCCTGAAAAACTGCCAAGAGCTCATACCTG CTTTAATCGCTTGGATTTGCCTCCGTATGACTCGTTTGAAGATTTATGGGATAAACTTCTTCTAGCCATTGAAAACACTCAGGGTTTTGATGGGGTTGATTAA